A stretch of the Malus domestica chromosome 08, GDT2T_hap1 genome encodes the following:
- the LOC103440283 gene encoding uncharacterized protein, which translates to MGKKKFIDKKKSATFQLVARDSSDPNYDDSPGNDRVFVRVDNSSYSVDSLFPEDNPDHGFGADGYNDDPNSIYADAPEDGGGGGDYGHGYGSSAASSAAQPLPDNVRKEILELGFPDDGYNYLLHMREIRNTGGGSAFYQNSKAKLGELLRDEKAYDASRLRISETEAPNEKVIYSVASKTVNVRVQKVVDPEVSKLLDDSDVSRFGSDVEDLEEDFVIQANQPEEAEEEEEEDGVIDKTASFVEQPENKNVSNEANEAQTFSMAEAKDHSVVEKPRVHRLLDEQFELLVGQEYGSYDNDDDDDYGYIPEEDESLAEKLKHATLNEHVMDDLELDRNYKAPADLLRDNETVKTKELVDSANDLIRRCAEYAEKYENEDQDGDVVIVEESSDESEVWDCETIVTTYSNLDNHPGKIEAPGATRRKKLSETVSGALGSTDRVITLRGKQKLPMDFLPHGKKATSEKVKDTGALKNQPLKRKQHGQESKEEKKERKAAVKEEKREARRTKKEIKELYKGEAQHAQRVVAISGPSSIHLM; encoded by the exons ATGGGGAAGAAGAAATTCATCGACAAGAAAAAATCGGCGACCTTCCAATTAGTCGCCCGCGACTCGTCCGATCCCAACTACGACGATTCACCGGGCAACGACCGAGTTTTTGTACGAGTCGACAACAGCAGCTACTCCGTCGACAGCTTGTTCCCGGAGGATAACCCTGACCACGGCTTCGGTGCCGACGGATACAACGATGATCCTAATTCGATATACGCCGATGCGCCTGAGGATGGCGGCGGCGGCGGGGACTATGGCCATGGTTACGGGAGCTCGGCGGCGTCATCGGCAGCTCAGCCTTTGCCTGACAACGTAAGGAAGGAGATTCTGGAGCTAGGGTTTCCAGACGACGGTTACAATTACTTGCTGCATATGAGGGAGATCAGGAATACTGGCGGCGGTTCTGCGTTTTATCAGAATTCTAAGGCTAAGCTGGGTGAGCTCCTGCGCGATGAAAAG GCGTATGATGCTTCAAGGTTGCGCATTTCGGAAACTGAGGCTCCGAACGAGAAGGTTATTTACAGTGTGGCTTCTAAGACAGTTAATGTAAGGGTTCAAAAAGTGGTTGATCCAGAAGTGTCTAAATTGCTTGATGATAGTGATGTTTCGCGGTTTGGTTCTGATGTTGAGGACTTGGAAGAAGATTTCGTGATTCAGGCTAACCAACCCGAAGAAgcggaagaagaggaggaggaggatggggTTATAGATAAAACGGCAAGTTTTGTCGAGCAACCTGAGAATAAAAATGTGAGCAATGAAGCAAATGAAGCACAAACATTTAGCATGGCTGAAGCAAAGGATCACTCTGTGGTTGAAAAGCCACGAGTTCATCGCCTTTTGGATGAGCAATTTGAATTG CTTGTAGGTCAGGAGTATGGCAGTTAtgacaatgatgatgatgatgattacGGTTATATACCTGAAGAAGATGAGTCCCTTGCAGAGAAGCTCAAACATGCCACCCTTAATGAGCATGTGATGGATGACTTAGAGCTGGATAGAAATTACAAGGCTCCTGCAGATTTGTTGCGGGATAACGAGACAGTAAAAACGAAAGAGCTAGTGGACTCTGCTAATGACCTTATTCGGCGCTGTGCGGAATATGCTGAGAAATATGAGAACGAAGATCAAGATGGAGACGTGGTCATTGTAGAAGAGTCTAGCGATGAATCAGAAGTGTGGGACTGCGAGACCATTGTTACTACATATTCAAATCTTGATAACCACCCTGGAAAAATTGAAGCTCCAGGAGCAACTAGAAGGAAGAAGCTTTCTGAAACGGTTTCTGGAGCCTTGGGTTCCACCGATCGTGTGATAACTCTTCGAGGAAAACAGAAGTTGCCCATGGACTTCCTGCCTCATGGTAAAAAAGCTACTTCTGAGAAGGTGAAAGACACGGGTGCCTTGAAAAATCAGCCGCTGAAAAGGAAGCAGCATGGTCAGGAGTCAAAGGAGGAGAAGAAAGAGCGAAAG GCTGCTGTTAAGGAGGAAAAGCGTGAAGCACGCCgcacaaaaaaagaaataaaggaaCTCTACAAGGGTGAAGCACAGCATGCCCAGAGAGTAGTTGCTATTTCGGGCCCTTCTTCTATTCATCTAATGTGA